Proteins encoded in a region of the Triticum dicoccoides isolate Atlit2015 ecotype Zavitan chromosome 3A, WEW_v2.0, whole genome shotgun sequence genome:
- the LOC119268966 gene encoding lachrymatory-factor synthase-like has translation MAPHGHGPDSETAAPEWRGTVRAAAAGPTPDQAWALLGDFCSLDKWVSLVQTCRRLEGDDGRPGCVRYCAGPVNMAAPGEAVGWSKERLLEVDAAGRSYSYEVVETNKGFGRYRATIGVEPDPAGCAVRWSFEADPVEGWTLEGFVGFLEKLAHGVAKRLEEEIMANVDGDPAALRVF, from the coding sequence ATGGCGCCTCACGGTCACGGCCCGGACAGTGAAACGGCGGCGCCCGAGTGGCGCGGCACCGTGCGCGCCGCGGCGGCGGGGCCGACGCCCGACCAGGCGTGGGCCCTGCTGGGAGACTTCTGCTCCCTCGACAAGTGGGTGTCGCTGGTGCAGACGTGCCGGAGGCTGGAGGGCGACGACGGCCGGCCCGGGTGCGTCCGGTACTGCGCGGGGCCGGTGAACATGGCGGCGCCGGGGGAGGCGGTCGGCTGGTCCAAGGAGCGGCTCCTCGAGGTCGACGCCGCGGGGCGGTCCTACAGCTACGAGGTGGTGGAGACCAACAAGGGGTTCGGCCGGTACCGGGCGACCATCGGCGTGGAGCCCGACCCGGCCGGGTGCGCGGTCAGGTGGTCGTTCGAGGCTGATCCCGTCGAGGGGTGGACGCTGGAAGGCTTCGTGGGTTTCCTGGAGAAGCTCGCGCATGGCGTCGCCAAGAGGCTCGAAGAGGAGATCATGGCGAACGTCGATGGTGATCCTGCTGCTTTGCGAGTATTTTGA